The following is a genomic window from Terriglobia bacterium.
CGGTCCATACCGTTTTGCCTTCCCGCGCAACGGCGAGTGCACAGTAGAACGCCGCTTCGCGTTTTCCGTCCGGAACCGGCTCCATTTCACCCAGAATGCGTTTGATCCGTGACGGAGGATCGGGCGCATATCTTGCGGAATGGACGCCCGGCCGACCCCCGAGGGCCGCGACGCACAAGCCGGAATCGTCGGCAAGCGTCAGATCGGAGGCGAACCGGCTGTAGTGCTCCGCCTTCAGGATCGCATTTTCAAGAAATGTTGTGCCTGTTTCCTCGACCGTAGGAGTGCCTGGAGGAAGCGGTTCAAGCAGCCATCCCGGGCTCGCGCCAAGCCCGGAGTGGATTTCGATGACCTTTCCCGCGTTCGTCGTCCCGATGACGAGTCTGTTCACATCGCCAGCGTCTTACGCTGAATCTCGATCAATTCGTGAATTCCCGAGCGGCCGAGGTCGAGTAACTGGTTCAATGCGGTTGTGCCGAACGGATCACGCTCGGCGGTTCCCTG
Proteins encoded in this region:
- the rdgB gene encoding RdgB/HAM1 family non-canonical purine NTP pyrophosphatase; the encoded protein is MNRLVIGTTNAGKVIEIHSGLGASPGWLLEPLPPGTPTVEETGTTFLENAILKAEHYSRFASDLTLADDSGLCVAALGGRPGVHSARYAPDPPSRIKRILGEMEPVPDGKREAAFYCALAVAREGKTVWTVQGDVHGVIAHTPSGTSGFGYDPVFLLPDLNQTMADLTTEDKNRLSARGKALMELRKFLLSR